The stretch of DNA CGACGCGGCAGTTCGGCAGGAACACGTACAGCAGCGTGAACGCGAACGCGGTCAGCGGCAGCGTCGCGGCCGCGAGCGCCCATTCGAACATCGCGGACAGGTTCTGCTCGCTCGCCAGTTGCAGCGAGCGCGTGAACAGATACGACGAGATCGACAGGCTCACGCCGATCAGGATCGGCCCGAGCGTCAGGATCGCCCAGTACACCAGCACGCGCTGCGCGAACGGCCGCGGCTTGCGCACGCGCCAGATCAGGTTGAACGCAGACTCGACCGTCATCATCGTCATCACCGACGTGACGAACAGCACGATCATCCCCATCGTCGTCAGCCCCTTCGCCTTCGACGCGAACTCGTTCAGGTATTTGAAGATCTGGCTGTTGATCTGCGCCGGCATCAGATGATCCGCGAGGAACGCCTGCAGCGACGTCTGGAACGACGCGAAGATCGGGAACGCGGTGAACAGCGCGAACGCGACCGTCGCGAGCGGCACGAGCGACAGCAGCGTCGTGAACGTGAGACTGCCCGCGACCTGCGGAATGCGGTCCTCGCCACTGCGCTCCGCCGCGAAGCGCAGCAGCCGCTTCACGGTGTCCAGATCGATTCGAACCCTCGACAACACATCCATTGGCCTGCCTTCGTCGAACGGTGCGCGCCGCATGTGCGCGCAACCCAGCCCCTATAATATCCCGTCCACCGACGCCGCCTATGAAACCCATACTCGTGCTTTATTACAGCCGCCACGGCGCGACGCGCGAACTCGCGCTCGCCATCGCGCAGGGCGTGGACAGCATCCCCGGCGCCGAGGCGCGCGTGCGCACCGTGCCGCCGGTTTCGACGGTCTGCGAAGCGACCCAGCCCGATATCCCGTCCGACGGACCGCCCTACGCGGAACTACGCGACCTCGAAGAATGCGCGGGCCTCGCGCTCGGCTCGCCGACGCGCTTCGGCAACATGGCCGCCGCGCTCAAATACTTCCTCGACGGCACGACGCCGCAATGGCTGTCCGGCGCGCTCGCGGGCAAACCCGCGTGCGTGTTCACGTCGACCGGCAGCCTGCACGGCGGCCAGGAGAGCACGCTGCTGTCGATGATGCTGCCGCTGCTCCATCACGGCATGCTGATGGTCGGCATCCCGTACACGGAAACCGCGCTGACGACCACGCAGACCGGCGGCACGCCGTACGGCGCGTCGCATTACGCGCGCGCGGACGCGGCGGGACGCGGCATCTCCGCCGACGAAAAGGCGCTCGCGTTCGCGCTCGGCGCTCGGCTCGCGCGCACCGCGGCGGCGCTCGGAGAACGGCGGCCGTGACCGGCGCGAGCGCCGACCCGACGAGCGCCGACGTGGCCGCGCGCGGCGTCGCGTCGAACCGCGCGGCCGCGCTCGGCGCGGCCGTGACGCTCGCGGCGCTCGCGCTGCTGTGCGTCGCGTGGGAATGGCGGCTCGCGCCGCTGCGTCCCGGCGGCACCGCGCTCGTGCTGAAGGCGCTGCCGCTTCTGCTCGCGCTGCCCGGCGTGCTGCGGCGGCGTGTCTATACGCTGCAATGGGCGTCGATGCTGGTGCTGCTGTACCTCGCGGAAGGCATCGTGCGCGGCATGACCGACCGCGCGCCCGGCAACCGGCTCGGCTGGATCGAGGCGGCGCTCGCGGCGGCGTTCTTCGTCTGCGCGCTCGCGTACGTCGCGCCGTTCAAGCGCGCCGCGCGTCAGACCCGGCGGCGCGGCACATGATGCGCGGGTTGCATCGCGAACGCGGATGGACCGGCGGCATGCGATGGCCGAAGCCAACCGCGTCCCCGCTCGATCGATGCCGCCACGACGCAGCAATGCCTGTTACCCCGACGCCGTCATCGAAGAAACGATCGGCATTGCAAGATCGGGCGCCCAACAGCAACGGCCTCCGCTCTCGCCCACTTCCGGCCGTCGCTGCCGCACTGCCCATGCCCGCCCCGCGCGTGCGCGCGGCGTGGCACACTGCACGCACCGCCCTGTCGCGCACCGCGCGTGGCCTTTCAGCCAGCCGTTCGCCGTCGCCGGCCCCGCTGCCGGCGACGCTCCCTACACCATGAACCAGCCCAACGACCTCCGCTCCACGCTCGAACCGTTCCTCGCCGCCTGCGCCGCCGCCATCGGCGCGCCGCACGTGCTGACCGACCCGCACGACACCGCGCCGTACCTGACCGACTGGCGTCGCCGCTACCAGGGCGCCGCGCGCGCGGTGCTGTGCCCCGCGACCACCGACGAAGTCGCGGCGCTCGTGAAACTCGCGGTCGAACACCGCGTCGCTATCGTGCCGCAAGGCGGCAACACCGGCCTCGCGGGCGGCGCGACGCCCGACACCGGCGGCCGCGAAGCCGTGCTGAGCCTGCGCCGGCTGAACCGCGTGCGCGAGATCGATCCGCACAACAACACGATCACCGTCGAAGCCGGCGTGATCCTCGCGGACGTGCAGGCGCGCGCCGCCGACGCCGGCCGGCTGTTCCCGCTGTCGCTCGCGGCGGAAGGCAGTTGCACGATCGGCGGCAACCTGGCGACGAACGCGGGCGGCACCGGCGTGCTGCGCTACGGCACGACGCGCGAATTGTGCCTCGGCGTCGAAGTCGTCACACCGCAGGGCGACGTGTGGGACGGCCTGCGCGGGCTGCGCAAGGACAACACCGGCTACGACCTGCGCGACCTCTACATCGGCGCGGAAGGCACGCTCGGCATCATCACCGCGGCCGTGATGAAGCTGCACCCGCAGCCGGCCGCGCGCGTCACCGCGCTCGCCGCGCTCGGCTCCGCGCACGCGGCGCTCGACTTCCTGTCGCTCGCGCAGCGGTTCGCCGGGCCGCTTCTGACCGGCTTCGAACTGATGTCGGATTTCTGCCTGCAACTGGTCGGCCGGCATTTCCCGCAACTGCGTTATCCGTTCGACGGCCGCCACGCGCAGATCGTGCTGCTCGAACTGTCGGACAGCGAAAGCGAGGAGCACGCGCGCGCGCTGTTCGAACGGCTGATGGAAACCGCGCTCGAAGCAGGGCTGGTCGCGGACGCGGTGGTCGCGGAAAGCCTCGCGCAGTCGCAGGCGTTCTGGAATCTGCGCGAGCACATCCCGCTCGCGCAGGCGCAGGAAGGGCTGAACGTGAAGCACGACATCGGCGTGCCGATCTCGCGGATCGGCCACTTCATCGAGGAAACCGACGCGGCGATCGCGGCCGCGGTGCCGGGCGCGCGGATGGTCACGTTCGGCCATCTCGGCGACGGCAACCTGCACTACAACGTGCAGGCGCCCGAGGGCGGCGACGCGAAGGCGTTCCTCGCGGAGAACGAGTCAACGCTGAACCGGATCGTGTACGACAGCGTGAACCGGCACCGCGGAACGATCAGCGCGGAACACGGCCTCGGGCAACTGAAGATCGACGAGGCCGCGCACTACAAGAGCGCCGTCGAACTGCAACTGATGCGCGCGCTGAAGCAGGCGCTCGATCCGCTGAACCTGATGAATCCGGGCAAGGTGCTGCGCTGAGCG from Paraburkholderia caballeronis encodes:
- the wrbA gene encoding NAD(P)H:quinone oxidoreductase; the encoded protein is MKPILVLYYSRHGATRELALAIAQGVDSIPGAEARVRTVPPVSTVCEATQPDIPSDGPPYAELRDLEECAGLALGSPTRFGNMAAALKYFLDGTTPQWLSGALAGKPACVFTSTGSLHGGQESTLLSMMLPLLHHGMLMVGIPYTETALTTTQTGGTPYGASHYARADAAGRGISADEKALAFALGARLARTAAALGERRP
- a CDS encoding DUF2069 domain-containing protein, with product MTGASADPTSADVAARGVASNRAAALGAAVTLAALALLCVAWEWRLAPLRPGGTALVLKALPLLLALPGVLRRRVYTLQWASMLVLLYLAEGIVRGMTDRAPGNRLGWIEAALAAAFFVCALAYVAPFKRAARQTRRRGT
- a CDS encoding FAD-binding oxidoreductase yields the protein MNQPNDLRSTLEPFLAACAAAIGAPHVLTDPHDTAPYLTDWRRRYQGAARAVLCPATTDEVAALVKLAVEHRVAIVPQGGNTGLAGGATPDTGGREAVLSLRRLNRVREIDPHNNTITVEAGVILADVQARAADAGRLFPLSLAAEGSCTIGGNLATNAGGTGVLRYGTTRELCLGVEVVTPQGDVWDGLRGLRKDNTGYDLRDLYIGAEGTLGIITAAVMKLHPQPAARVTALAALGSAHAALDFLSLAQRFAGPLLTGFELMSDFCLQLVGRHFPQLRYPFDGRHAQIVLLELSDSESEEHARALFERLMETALEAGLVADAVVAESLAQSQAFWNLREHIPLAQAQEGLNVKHDIGVPISRIGHFIEETDAAIAAAVPGARMVTFGHLGDGNLHYNVQAPEGGDAKAFLAENESTLNRIVYDSVNRHRGTISAEHGLGQLKIDEAAHYKSAVELQLMRALKQALDPLNLMNPGKVLR